The genomic window aaatatatttaaacaatattagaCATAGTCAAGCTTTTATTCGTTCATCCTTCTCcgttcaatcgttcattttgtaaaaacattttcgacaagttttaaatcttttgtttttttccattcattcgCTCATATTTCTGTTCAAAcgttcatttataaatttaatatttatatagtataaaaagtccaatctacaaaatacttataaatatattaagccctttttgtttctcaatacataaaaatgaagatGACAGCACGTAGTAACTAAAAGCAAAACATGCAATTAGGGGTCCTGAAATGTACAGGgcttttcaatatatttgaaatatgatgatagtgtttttgtaaaatggtgtccaattaatttttttatttacttttttttcctcaaaataggCTCCAAGCAGTTTATTAGGGTAGCCTCGAAAAGTCTCTAGAGGCAGTAATCTTCTTCTAGGCAATCtccaatatattttcaacagcctccctccttaaaaaaaagctgaacaatcatattttttcagagTAACCTAATTTACTGGACTATAGAATAGTCTTTTATGAAATAGGGTATTCTAGCATAGGTAAGATTGTAATTTTCTACGTAAGtattcatttctaattataattgctAAAGTACCCAAGTATCttcataaatctataaaaattagaaaaataaatacttaaatagttAAATCATAACATAATAACTGTATCGTTATTGATTACTGATGAATCCCTTTCGTATAAATGTCCATCAATGAcaaattagtaatattataattatgaagtatgaaagatattaaattacaaaatatttagtaattaatagTAGGTGTACTCTGATTCGTTACTTATCCCTTAAGAAGACTTATAAATCTTTCAAATGgcaatttgttttttggagTCCTAGGAAGTGTTCCCTTTACTTACTTGGATGGTTTTCTTCTATTTTCATGATATGAgtattgaaacatatttttgcaGAAGTgagtccatatacatacataagataTGAATTGATACCTTGGGAGAAGAGGCAAGGTATGGCTTATTGATGAACAACATCATATAACATGTATACCttgcttccaaaaaaaaaaaaaaaaaaaaaaaaaaaaaaatcacctttaTAAGATATAGGTATGTACtcctatattataaaaagcatTGCATCTGAAGTGCCCAGTTAAAATAACAACCTGACATTGTACATTCCTATCAAGATGGGTTATTTTCAATCTCAATTCCTGCCTATCATTGTTTTACTCCTAGGGATAATCTCAATCCAAAGcggtaaatcctttttttaatatcaaagttCATCATCTCTTTACTTATTATTCATTTGCATTCAAATAGGAGTATCCCTTCCCATGAATGAAACAATGCAGGAGGAAAGCCCAAGTAACCATCTCCGTTGTCAGTTATCAGAGAGTATTTGTTCATTCTCATGCCTTTTTGGAGGATATAAAACTGGTCTTTGCATCCCTAATGAAAACGGGGGAAAAGCTTGCGTTTGCGTTAACGAAATGTTGCAGGAGTCCATTTGTCAACCagataatgaagaaaaaacttcTGCTTATATGTGTGCTGGCTATTGCCAAGTCATTGGAAGGCAAACAGGTTTGTTAATTGGCTTAACAAACAtacatcataatatttaaaaacgcATTTTCCATTTTGTTTTATAGGTAATTGTGAGAATAACGTTTGCGAATGCTCAAgagaaagattttatttgagtCGTGATTATCTTTGTGTTGCTAATGAAGTTTGCTCCATGCATTGTCAAATCGTACGAGGAGGAAGCAACGGAAAATGCTCTGGTCCAAATAATTGGGATTGTGAATGTGACTATGGATTCTCTCACGATGATTCTATGAGCTTTAACTCTACTTCTAGCgattgaaaataaacatttatcgTTTTTTAAAATCCTATATTGCAAATCACAATATTGTGTATactgtttatatatatgaaaaaataattacctctatgaataaaaagaaaaaaaatgtgtgaaTCTGGAATGTTAATATATGGGGAAAAGTATGGCCAgattttattatcttaattataaattatttttgaggttGTTATAAAAACTGGTTACGTAACGTtgttttgatcttttttttttttttttttgctattttcgtaattaataattattttgtagttaGGTAGTGCGATCCATTAGtaattgatatatacataagttcattcgaaagaaataatttcttaaatgtTAGCGTTTGAGGTCACATTAAGAAACATAGTCTTTTCTAGTCCTGTTTTAGACTTATTCATATTATTggaatgtatatgtattttcgTTGAtgtaaaaagttcaaatatgaagaaattttaatgcttaaattattattggctAGTTATTTGTGcactttaaaatagataaataaggTGTAATTTTAATACCGTTTAGTTTGGAGaatacttttattcattaacCTTCTGATGCACATttattgacaatatattttatttgttggtttattgtgattctaaatatataataagagaaaataaataaaacaatccagaacaatttataaacaaaaatttagtttgattaaatcatgaaaatatttaaatttgatttgacCAATGATagagtttcaactttttcttagattatatcttctatataatttatttaattttagaagtcTTGCTTGGAGGCATTCTTTGAAATCTGTTTTTTACTGTCCTTCTGAGCCTTAATTGCTCCATCTGTCTTTTCTTGAGAGATATTCTTGGAAGAAGCTGCTGTAACCATTTTAACATCTCTCTCACAGCTTTTTGTGTTGCAACACTTTCATTGGTATTTGGATGAAGCTCTTCAACTCCTAAGCTATTTAAGAGGCGGTTTGACACTCCTTCTGATCAGGTCAATGATGCTAGAAGTCCCACTGTTTATAGCAGGCCTTTTTCTGATCCTGAAAAAGAATACCCGGCTACCGGATTGAAAGTTTGTTCCACTCTCTCAACTAATCAGTAGGATTCGTTCTACCCTTATGATTCTCTCGTTCTGGTCATCAGAGCAAACCAGAGCTTGTGATATCATTTCACACTGTAAGCATACCAAGCAGATATTTTCAATGTTGGCATCACGAATTCACGTACTGGTATTAAACCAGAATGAATAATACacaccaaaaatataaacttaactataagtctcattttttttcgattttttcccTTCAGTCCATGCTTTCATACCCAGACTCTTAAAAGTACGTTAACAATAGTGAGCCAGCGGCTGTGGTAAATAGGTTCGATCTCCAAGAAAGCCATCCTTTCAGAGAAAGGCCCCTTCCATTATAGTACAAACCACTATCATATGACCGTAGTGTTGATTTGTAGATAAATCTTGAATAACCGCATCACACAGTTTGAGTAATGTTGGCCCAATAGAAATTCGTAGAATTTCTGGACTGATATCCAAAGCCAGTAACTGAGTCTAGCAGCTTTCCTTCCGGTCCAAATAATCTATTATCTGAGAGAATTGGGCTATCAAGCTCAAGAATTAGATGGCGTAAGGGAAGTTCATTAGTATTCAGACTACACTCCAACCACACCAGACCAGTTTTCTCCCATACTGTATTTCAAGTTTTTACATAACTCCAGCATTTACACCAGTGTTCACATTTGTTGAGTCCCCTCCGATGGCTATGTCTGTTTTATCGAAACTCATCTCCtttaaccatttaaatataaactttccAATATGGGCAGAgtgtaatttttctttgtttgctTTCTCTGATATAAAGTGGAACAAGTAATTACTCCCAGGCTCAATAAAAACACTACAATGCTCTTCCGTCCTACCCATAAATGATTGTTCACTCCCCATTGCTTCCATCACCCCATAATTCAATTCgattcttccattaaaaaaaaaaaaaagaggttggCTTCTCCTCTCTACACATGTTCTCAAACTCGTCTCTAATCTCTTTCATCAACTTCTCCTACActcttcttttcttatttttgtcaatgatttTCAGTGGGCTATCCTCCGCGATGACTCCAGCGTCAATGAGTGCAACAGTTTCTATTGCTGCTGTTCATCTCAGCCTAGTACCATACCTAATATTATCGAGGGATATGTTTGGAGTGGTCTAATAATTTTTCCGTATATTTGGTGATGCCCCATAATTATGAACATTTCATGTACAATTTCAGCATTCTCATTCTCCATGCCTTTGTCTTCctccgatatatttttttttgccactcACTTGAGTT from Lepeophtheirus salmonis chromosome 1, UVic_Lsal_1.4, whole genome shotgun sequence includes these protein-coding regions:
- the LOC121126870 gene encoding uncharacterized protein; protein product: MGYFQSQFLPIIVLLLGIISIQSGVSLPMNETMQEESPSNHLRCQLSESICSFSCLFGGYKTGLCIPNENGGKACVCVNEMLQESICQPDNEEKTSAYMCAGYCQVIGRQTGNCENNVCECSRERFYLSRDYLCVANEVCSMHCQIVRGGSNGKCSGPNNWDCECDYGFSHDDSMSFNSTSSD